A window from Hemicordylus capensis ecotype Gifberg chromosome 2, rHemCap1.1.pri, whole genome shotgun sequence encodes these proteins:
- the ZBTB39 gene encoding zinc finger and BTB domain-containing protein 39 isoform X2, whose amino-acid sequence MGMRIKLHSTDHPNNLLKELNKCRLSETMCDVTIVVGSRSFPAHKAVLACAADYFQNLFLNAGLDAARTYVVDFITPANFEKILSFVYTSELFTDLINVGVIYEVAEKLGMDDLLKACHSTFPDLENSAVTKQPSVIGESRPSGALAEPNHSLGEIRNSGEHVGPERNCSMHGEAAGGYKEDPVNEASHNLMHPQTPKTEEQESPTQFSGAMSIVTQASLSNISMAVQGTVNSCQPYKIQSNGDYSKGHFFASDASLDISTGSNSCPSNSDHSKDQGFGQMDELQLEDLGEEGLHFEDPSDELVAAEEVIELSDDSEEELSFENDNRDNKAMPCQVCKKVLEPNIQLIRQHARDHVDLLTGNCKVCETHFQDRNSRVTHVLSHIGIFLFSCDMCETKFFTQWQLNLHRREGVFDNNIIIHPSDPLIGKANLFGGELACAACGKPLARDFHMVRGHILDHVNLKSQTCGVCDQRHHSLCSLMWHTLSHLGISVFSCSICANSFVDRHLLEKHMAVHQSMEEALFRCHYCGQAFKLEAAYRYHVSQHKCSSSLDLVRPSFGDRLHQQALQKRKLTEEFLSEDVALQSQPGNNADVLKQNRKTKQSIVIAV is encoded by the exons ATGGGTATGAGGATCAAGCTGCACAGCACTGACCACCCCAACAATTTGCTGAAGGAACTTAACAAATGCAGGTTGTCAGAGACTATGTGTGATGTTACCATCGTGGTGGGTAGCCGTTCCTTCCCAGCACACAAAGCCGTGCTGGCGTGTGCAGCAGATTACTTCCAGAACCTTTTCCTCAATGCAGGACTGGATGCTGCCCGTACCTATGTGGTGGATTTCATTACTCCTGCCAACTTCGAAAAGATCCTGAGCTTTGTTTACACGTCAGAGCTCTTCACAGACTTGATCAATGTGGGTGTCATTTATGAGGTTGCTGAAAAATTGGGTATGGATGATCTGCTGAAAGCCTGCCACTCAACCTTCCCAGATTTGGAAAACTCAGCTGTCACTAAGCAACCCTCTGTCATAGGTGAAAGCCGACCAAGTGGTGCTCTGGCTGAGCCAAACCATTCTCTGGGTGAAATCCGAAACAGTGGGGAGCATGTGGGACCAGAGCGGAATTGCAGTATGCATGGGGAAGCAGCAGGTGGTTACAAAGAAGATCCTGTGAACGAAGCCAGCCATAACTTAATGCATCCTCAGACTCCCAAAACAGAAGAACAGGAATCACCAACACAGTTCAGCGGTGCCATGAGCATTGTGACCCAAGCTAGTCTCAGCAATATCAGCATGGCTGTTCAGGGTACTGTGAACTCTTGCCAGCCCTATAAGATCCAGAGCAATGGGGATTACAGCAAAGGGCATTTTTTTGCCTCTGATGCCTCATTGGATATTTCCACAGGCAGCAACTCCTGCCCTAGCAATAGTGACCACTCCAAAGACCAGGGCTTTGGGCAGATGGACGAACTGCAGTTGGAAGACCTGGGGGAAGAGGGGCTACATTTTGAAGATCCCAGTGATGAACTAGTTGCTGCAGAGGAAGTTATCGAGCTGAGCGATGATAGTGAAGAGGAATTATCCTTTGAGAATGACAACCGGGATAACAAGGCCATGCCCTGTCAAGTGTGTAAGAAGGTTTTAGAGCCCAACATACAGCTGATTCGCCAACATGCTAGAGACCATGTCGATCTCTTGACTGGCAACTGCAAGGTCTGTGAGACCCACTTCCAGGACAGGAACTCCAGAGTCACCCATGTCCTGTCACACATTGGCATATTCCTCTTCTCCTGCGATATGTGTGAGACGAAGTTTTTCACCCAATGGCAGCTCAATCTCCATCGCCGAGAAGGAGTGTTtgacaacaacatcatcatccaTCCCAGTGACCCACTGATAGGGAaggccaacttgtttggtggggAACTGGCATGTGCTGCCTGTGGGAAACCTCTGGCCAGAGATTTTCACATGGTTCGGGGCCACATCCTGGACCATGTGAACTTGAAAAGCCAAACATGTGGGGTGTGTGACCAGCGGCACCACAGCCTCTGCAGCCTGATGTGGCACACGCTTTCCCATTTGGGCATCTCTGTCTTTTCTTGTTCTATTTGTGCCAACAGTTTTGTGGACAGGCACCTCCTGGAGAAGCACATGGCAGTCCACCAAAGTATGGAGGAAGCCCTCTTCCGGTGTCACTACTGTGGCCAGGCTTTCAAGCTGGAAGCTGCTTACCGCTACCATGTAAGCCAGCACAAGTGTAGCTCCAGCTTGGACCTTGTCAGGCCTAGCTTTGGTGATAGACTCCACCAACAAGCACTGCAGAAGAGGAAGCTGACAGAAGAGTTCCTAAGTGAGGATGTGGCTCTTCAGAGCCAACCTGGCAACA ATGCAGATGTcttgaaacaaaacagaaaaacaaaacagagcatcGTGATTGCTGTCTAA
- the GPR182 gene encoding G-protein coupled receptor 182: MEEAEAHSPFSEYSDYQNITELIHLFNDTYEYCDLGLNENAIRVSLFILYLIIFVVGLVENLLVIWVNWQTRSRRNLINLYILNMAIADLGVILSLPIWMLEIMLDYTWLWGSFLCHFTHYFYFANMYSSIFFLTCLSVDRYVTLTTSSPFWHRHQHTARRIACCCIWAFAAIVPLPEVAHMELINSFEPLCVFIAPFEKYNDWALALSLLAILIGFLIPFSVIAVFNILTARHIQRCNKPEGRKHCRLIYAYIIVFLICWMPYHLGIFLILLDSASIFINCYLISFVFYFYEIIDCFTLIHCLVNPILYNFLSKNFRGKLISAVVRYIPKDQIGQKGGEDSSNTQHSIVITKDNISPN; the protein is encoded by the coding sequence ATGGAAGAGGCTGAGGCCCACTCCCCTTTCAGTGAGTACAGCGACTACCAGAACATAACAGAGCTCATCCACCTGTTCAACGACACTTATGAGTACTGTGATCTGGGGCTGAATGAGAATGCAATACGGGTGTCCCTCTTTATCCTCTACCTCATCATCTTTGTGGTAGGGTTAGTGGAGAATCTCTTGGTTATCTGGGTCAACTGGCAGACTCGAAGCCGTAGGAACCTGATCAACCTCTACATCCTCAACATGGCCATTGCCGACTTAGGAGTGATCCTCTCCTTACCCATCTGGATGCTGGAAATCATGCTTGATTATACCTGGCTCTGGGGAAGCTTTCTCTGCCACTTCACACACTACTTTTACTTTGCCAACATGTACAGCAGCATCTTCTTCCTCACCTGCCTCAGTGTTGACCGCTATGTGACCTTGACAACCTCTTCCCCCTTCTGGCACCGACACCAACACACGGCACGACGCATCGCCTGCTGCTGCATATGGGCTTTCGCTGCCATTGTCCCTTTGCCAGAGGTGGCACACATGGAGTTGATCAACAGCTTTGAGCCATTATGTGTCTTCATAGCACCCTTTGAGAAATACAATGACTGGGCCTTGGCTCTCTCTCTTCTCGCCATCCTCATTGGGTTCCTCATCCCCTTCTCTGTCATTGCAGTCTTCAACATACTGACAGCCAGACACATCCAGCGCTGCAACAAGCCAGAGGGCAGGAAGCACTGCCGCCTCATCTATGCCTACATTATTGTCTTCCTCATCTGCTGGATGCCATACCACCTGGGCATTTTTTTGATCTTGTTAGATAGTGCCAGCATCTTCATCAACTGCTACTTGATCAGTTTCGTCTTCTACTTCTATGAAATCATAGACTGCTTCACCCTCATCCATTGCCTCGTCAACCCCATCTTGTATAACTTCTTGAGCAAGAACTTCCGAGGGAAGCTAATCTCTGCTGTGGTCAGGTACATCCCCAAAGACCAAATTGGTCAGAAGGGTGGAGAGGATTCCTCTAATACCCAGCACTCCATTGTCATCACAAAAGACAACATCTCGCCAAATTAA
- the ZBTB39 gene encoding zinc finger and BTB domain-containing protein 39 isoform X4 yields the protein MGMRIKLHSTDHPNNLLKELNKCRLSETMCDVTIVVGSRSFPAHKAVLACAADYFQNLFLNAGLDAARTYVVDFITPANFEKILSFVYTSELFTDLINVGVIYEVAEKLGMDDLLKACHSTFPDLENSAVTKQPSVIGESRPSGALAEPNHSLGEIRNSGEHVGPERNCSMHGEAAGGYKEDPVNEASHNLMHPQTPKTEEQESPTQFSGAMSIVTQASLSNISMAVQGTVNSCQPYKIQSNGDYSKGHFFASDASLDISTGSNSCPSNSDHSKDQGFGQMDELQLEDLGEEGLHFEDPSDELVAAEEVIELSDDSEEELSFENDNRDNKAMPCQVCKKVLEPNIQLIRQHARDHVDLLTGNCKVCETHFQDRNSRVTHVLSHIGIFLFSCDMCETKFFTQWQLNLHRREGVFDNNIIIHPSDPLIGKANLFGGELACAACGKPLARDFHMVRGHILDHVNLKSQTCGVCDQRHHSLCSLMWHTLSHLGISVFSCSICANSFVDRHLLEKHMAVHQSMEEALFRCHYCGQAFKLEAAYRYHVSQHKCSSSLDLVRPSFGDRLHQQALQKRKLTEEFLSEDVALQSQPGNRWQTPNEMQ from the exons ATGGGTATGAGGATCAAGCTGCACAGCACTGACCACCCCAACAATTTGCTGAAGGAACTTAACAAATGCAGGTTGTCAGAGACTATGTGTGATGTTACCATCGTGGTGGGTAGCCGTTCCTTCCCAGCACACAAAGCCGTGCTGGCGTGTGCAGCAGATTACTTCCAGAACCTTTTCCTCAATGCAGGACTGGATGCTGCCCGTACCTATGTGGTGGATTTCATTACTCCTGCCAACTTCGAAAAGATCCTGAGCTTTGTTTACACGTCAGAGCTCTTCACAGACTTGATCAATGTGGGTGTCATTTATGAGGTTGCTGAAAAATTGGGTATGGATGATCTGCTGAAAGCCTGCCACTCAACCTTCCCAGATTTGGAAAACTCAGCTGTCACTAAGCAACCCTCTGTCATAGGTGAAAGCCGACCAAGTGGTGCTCTGGCTGAGCCAAACCATTCTCTGGGTGAAATCCGAAACAGTGGGGAGCATGTGGGACCAGAGCGGAATTGCAGTATGCATGGGGAAGCAGCAGGTGGTTACAAAGAAGATCCTGTGAACGAAGCCAGCCATAACTTAATGCATCCTCAGACTCCCAAAACAGAAGAACAGGAATCACCAACACAGTTCAGCGGTGCCATGAGCATTGTGACCCAAGCTAGTCTCAGCAATATCAGCATGGCTGTTCAGGGTACTGTGAACTCTTGCCAGCCCTATAAGATCCAGAGCAATGGGGATTACAGCAAAGGGCATTTTTTTGCCTCTGATGCCTCATTGGATATTTCCACAGGCAGCAACTCCTGCCCTAGCAATAGTGACCACTCCAAAGACCAGGGCTTTGGGCAGATGGACGAACTGCAGTTGGAAGACCTGGGGGAAGAGGGGCTACATTTTGAAGATCCCAGTGATGAACTAGTTGCTGCAGAGGAAGTTATCGAGCTGAGCGATGATAGTGAAGAGGAATTATCCTTTGAGAATGACAACCGGGATAACAAGGCCATGCCCTGTCAAGTGTGTAAGAAGGTTTTAGAGCCCAACATACAGCTGATTCGCCAACATGCTAGAGACCATGTCGATCTCTTGACTGGCAACTGCAAGGTCTGTGAGACCCACTTCCAGGACAGGAACTCCAGAGTCACCCATGTCCTGTCACACATTGGCATATTCCTCTTCTCCTGCGATATGTGTGAGACGAAGTTTTTCACCCAATGGCAGCTCAATCTCCATCGCCGAGAAGGAGTGTTtgacaacaacatcatcatccaTCCCAGTGACCCACTGATAGGGAaggccaacttgtttggtggggAACTGGCATGTGCTGCCTGTGGGAAACCTCTGGCCAGAGATTTTCACATGGTTCGGGGCCACATCCTGGACCATGTGAACTTGAAAAGCCAAACATGTGGGGTGTGTGACCAGCGGCACCACAGCCTCTGCAGCCTGATGTGGCACACGCTTTCCCATTTGGGCATCTCTGTCTTTTCTTGTTCTATTTGTGCCAACAGTTTTGTGGACAGGCACCTCCTGGAGAAGCACATGGCAGTCCACCAAAGTATGGAGGAAGCCCTCTTCCGGTGTCACTACTGTGGCCAGGCTTTCAAGCTGGAAGCTGCTTACCGCTACCATGTAAGCCAGCACAAGTGTAGCTCCAGCTTGGACCTTGTCAGGCCTAGCTTTGGTGATAGACTCCACCAACAAGCACTGCAGAAGAGGAAGCTGACAGAAGAGTTCCTAAGTGAGGATGTGGCTCTTCAGAGCCAACCTGGCAACA GATGGCAAACACCAAATGAGATGCAATGA
- the ZBTB39 gene encoding zinc finger and BTB domain-containing protein 39 isoform X3 produces the protein MGMRIKLHSTDHPNNLLKELNKCRLSETMCDVTIVVGSRSFPAHKAVLACAADYFQNLFLNAGLDAARTYVVDFITPANFEKILSFVYTSELFTDLINVGVIYEVAEKLGMDDLLKACHSTFPDLENSAVTKQPSVIGESRPSGALAEPNHSLGEIRNSGEHVGPERNCSMHGEAAGGYKEDPVNEASHNLMHPQTPKTEEQESPTQFSGAMSIVTQASLSNISMAVQGTVNSCQPYKIQSNGDYSKGHFFASDASLDISTGSNSCPSNSDHSKDQGFGQMDELQLEDLGEEGLHFEDPSDELVAAEEVIELSDDSEEELSFENDNRDNKAMPCQVCKKVLEPNIQLIRQHARDHVDLLTGNCKVCETHFQDRNSRVTHVLSHIGIFLFSCDMCETKFFTQWQLNLHRREGVFDNNIIIHPSDPLIGKANLFGGELACAACGKPLARDFHMVRGHILDHVNLKSQTCGVCDQRHHSLCSLMWHTLSHLGISVFSCSICANSFVDRHLLEKHMAVHQSMEEALFRCHYCGQAFKLEAAYRYHVSQHKCSSSLDLVRPSFGDRLHQQALQKRKLTEEFLSEDVALQSQPGNSISLCSFPSCGLRMANTK, from the exons ATGGGTATGAGGATCAAGCTGCACAGCACTGACCACCCCAACAATTTGCTGAAGGAACTTAACAAATGCAGGTTGTCAGAGACTATGTGTGATGTTACCATCGTGGTGGGTAGCCGTTCCTTCCCAGCACACAAAGCCGTGCTGGCGTGTGCAGCAGATTACTTCCAGAACCTTTTCCTCAATGCAGGACTGGATGCTGCCCGTACCTATGTGGTGGATTTCATTACTCCTGCCAACTTCGAAAAGATCCTGAGCTTTGTTTACACGTCAGAGCTCTTCACAGACTTGATCAATGTGGGTGTCATTTATGAGGTTGCTGAAAAATTGGGTATGGATGATCTGCTGAAAGCCTGCCACTCAACCTTCCCAGATTTGGAAAACTCAGCTGTCACTAAGCAACCCTCTGTCATAGGTGAAAGCCGACCAAGTGGTGCTCTGGCTGAGCCAAACCATTCTCTGGGTGAAATCCGAAACAGTGGGGAGCATGTGGGACCAGAGCGGAATTGCAGTATGCATGGGGAAGCAGCAGGTGGTTACAAAGAAGATCCTGTGAACGAAGCCAGCCATAACTTAATGCATCCTCAGACTCCCAAAACAGAAGAACAGGAATCACCAACACAGTTCAGCGGTGCCATGAGCATTGTGACCCAAGCTAGTCTCAGCAATATCAGCATGGCTGTTCAGGGTACTGTGAACTCTTGCCAGCCCTATAAGATCCAGAGCAATGGGGATTACAGCAAAGGGCATTTTTTTGCCTCTGATGCCTCATTGGATATTTCCACAGGCAGCAACTCCTGCCCTAGCAATAGTGACCACTCCAAAGACCAGGGCTTTGGGCAGATGGACGAACTGCAGTTGGAAGACCTGGGGGAAGAGGGGCTACATTTTGAAGATCCCAGTGATGAACTAGTTGCTGCAGAGGAAGTTATCGAGCTGAGCGATGATAGTGAAGAGGAATTATCCTTTGAGAATGACAACCGGGATAACAAGGCCATGCCCTGTCAAGTGTGTAAGAAGGTTTTAGAGCCCAACATACAGCTGATTCGCCAACATGCTAGAGACCATGTCGATCTCTTGACTGGCAACTGCAAGGTCTGTGAGACCCACTTCCAGGACAGGAACTCCAGAGTCACCCATGTCCTGTCACACATTGGCATATTCCTCTTCTCCTGCGATATGTGTGAGACGAAGTTTTTCACCCAATGGCAGCTCAATCTCCATCGCCGAGAAGGAGTGTTtgacaacaacatcatcatccaTCCCAGTGACCCACTGATAGGGAaggccaacttgtttggtggggAACTGGCATGTGCTGCCTGTGGGAAACCTCTGGCCAGAGATTTTCACATGGTTCGGGGCCACATCCTGGACCATGTGAACTTGAAAAGCCAAACATGTGGGGTGTGTGACCAGCGGCACCACAGCCTCTGCAGCCTGATGTGGCACACGCTTTCCCATTTGGGCATCTCTGTCTTTTCTTGTTCTATTTGTGCCAACAGTTTTGTGGACAGGCACCTCCTGGAGAAGCACATGGCAGTCCACCAAAGTATGGAGGAAGCCCTCTTCCGGTGTCACTACTGTGGCCAGGCTTTCAAGCTGGAAGCTGCTTACCGCTACCATGTAAGCCAGCACAAGTGTAGCTCCAGCTTGGACCTTGTCAGGCCTAGCTTTGGTGATAGACTCCACCAACAAGCACTGCAGAAGAGGAAGCTGACAGAAGAGTTCCTAAGTGAGGATGTGGCTCTTCAGAGCCAACCTGGCAACA GCATATCTCTTTGTTCCTTTCCCTCTTGTGGCCTCAGGATGGCAAACACCAAATGA
- the ZBTB39 gene encoding zinc finger and BTB domain-containing protein 39 isoform X1 yields the protein MGMRIKLHSTDHPNNLLKELNKCRLSETMCDVTIVVGSRSFPAHKAVLACAADYFQNLFLNAGLDAARTYVVDFITPANFEKILSFVYTSELFTDLINVGVIYEVAEKLGMDDLLKACHSTFPDLENSAVTKQPSVIGESRPSGALAEPNHSLGEIRNSGEHVGPERNCSMHGEAAGGYKEDPVNEASHNLMHPQTPKTEEQESPTQFSGAMSIVTQASLSNISMAVQGTVNSCQPYKIQSNGDYSKGHFFASDASLDISTGSNSCPSNSDHSKDQGFGQMDELQLEDLGEEGLHFEDPSDELVAAEEVIELSDDSEEELSFENDNRDNKAMPCQVCKKVLEPNIQLIRQHARDHVDLLTGNCKVCETHFQDRNSRVTHVLSHIGIFLFSCDMCETKFFTQWQLNLHRREGVFDNNIIIHPSDPLIGKANLFGGELACAACGKPLARDFHMVRGHILDHVNLKSQTCGVCDQRHHSLCSLMWHTLSHLGISVFSCSICANSFVDRHLLEKHMAVHQSMEEALFRCHYCGQAFKLEAAYRYHVSQHKCSSSLDLVRPSFGDRLHQQALQKRKLTEEFLSEDVALQSQPGNSKYSCKVCGKRFAHTSEFNYHRRIHTGEKPYQCKVCHKFFRGRSTIKCHLKTHAGALMYRCTVCGHYSSTLNLMSKHIGVHKGSLPPDFTIEQTFMYIIHSKDTEKNTDS from the coding sequence ATGGGTATGAGGATCAAGCTGCACAGCACTGACCACCCCAACAATTTGCTGAAGGAACTTAACAAATGCAGGTTGTCAGAGACTATGTGTGATGTTACCATCGTGGTGGGTAGCCGTTCCTTCCCAGCACACAAAGCCGTGCTGGCGTGTGCAGCAGATTACTTCCAGAACCTTTTCCTCAATGCAGGACTGGATGCTGCCCGTACCTATGTGGTGGATTTCATTACTCCTGCCAACTTCGAAAAGATCCTGAGCTTTGTTTACACGTCAGAGCTCTTCACAGACTTGATCAATGTGGGTGTCATTTATGAGGTTGCTGAAAAATTGGGTATGGATGATCTGCTGAAAGCCTGCCACTCAACCTTCCCAGATTTGGAAAACTCAGCTGTCACTAAGCAACCCTCTGTCATAGGTGAAAGCCGACCAAGTGGTGCTCTGGCTGAGCCAAACCATTCTCTGGGTGAAATCCGAAACAGTGGGGAGCATGTGGGACCAGAGCGGAATTGCAGTATGCATGGGGAAGCAGCAGGTGGTTACAAAGAAGATCCTGTGAACGAAGCCAGCCATAACTTAATGCATCCTCAGACTCCCAAAACAGAAGAACAGGAATCACCAACACAGTTCAGCGGTGCCATGAGCATTGTGACCCAAGCTAGTCTCAGCAATATCAGCATGGCTGTTCAGGGTACTGTGAACTCTTGCCAGCCCTATAAGATCCAGAGCAATGGGGATTACAGCAAAGGGCATTTTTTTGCCTCTGATGCCTCATTGGATATTTCCACAGGCAGCAACTCCTGCCCTAGCAATAGTGACCACTCCAAAGACCAGGGCTTTGGGCAGATGGACGAACTGCAGTTGGAAGACCTGGGGGAAGAGGGGCTACATTTTGAAGATCCCAGTGATGAACTAGTTGCTGCAGAGGAAGTTATCGAGCTGAGCGATGATAGTGAAGAGGAATTATCCTTTGAGAATGACAACCGGGATAACAAGGCCATGCCCTGTCAAGTGTGTAAGAAGGTTTTAGAGCCCAACATACAGCTGATTCGCCAACATGCTAGAGACCATGTCGATCTCTTGACTGGCAACTGCAAGGTCTGTGAGACCCACTTCCAGGACAGGAACTCCAGAGTCACCCATGTCCTGTCACACATTGGCATATTCCTCTTCTCCTGCGATATGTGTGAGACGAAGTTTTTCACCCAATGGCAGCTCAATCTCCATCGCCGAGAAGGAGTGTTtgacaacaacatcatcatccaTCCCAGTGACCCACTGATAGGGAaggccaacttgtttggtggggAACTGGCATGTGCTGCCTGTGGGAAACCTCTGGCCAGAGATTTTCACATGGTTCGGGGCCACATCCTGGACCATGTGAACTTGAAAAGCCAAACATGTGGGGTGTGTGACCAGCGGCACCACAGCCTCTGCAGCCTGATGTGGCACACGCTTTCCCATTTGGGCATCTCTGTCTTTTCTTGTTCTATTTGTGCCAACAGTTTTGTGGACAGGCACCTCCTGGAGAAGCACATGGCAGTCCACCAAAGTATGGAGGAAGCCCTCTTCCGGTGTCACTACTGTGGCCAGGCTTTCAAGCTGGAAGCTGCTTACCGCTACCATGTAAGCCAGCACAAGTGTAGCTCCAGCTTGGACCTTGTCAGGCCTAGCTTTGGTGATAGACTCCACCAACAAGCACTGCAGAAGAGGAAGCTGACAGAAGAGTTCCTAAGTGAGGATGTGGCTCTTCAGAGCCAACCTGGCAACAGTAAGTACAGCTGCAAGGTGTGCGGAAAGAGATTCGCTCACACGAGCGAATTCAACTACCACAGGaggatccacactggggagaagccctaTCAGTGCAAAGTGTGCCACAAATTCTTCCGTGGGCGTTCCACCATCAAGTGCCACCTGAAGACACACGCAGGAGCCCTCATGTACCGGTGCACAGTTTGCGGCCACTACAGCTCCACCCTTAACCTTATGAGCAAGCATATAGGTGTGCACAAAGGTAGCCTCCCGCCTGACTTCACCATTGAGCAAACTTTCATGTACATCATTCATTCCAAAGATACGGAGAAAAACACAGACAGCTGA